A genome region from Nocardia sp. NBC_00565 includes the following:
- a CDS encoding DUF262 domain-containing protein, translating into MTMSLGTTPTAHVFEVEAIVTMVRDGKIRIPEFQRPFRWGIEDARRLFDSIIRGYPLGSLLLWARPADAAHITLGALRIDAPQMDNALWVVDGQQRVTTLANALSAASVGDERFALSFDPVTGQIVPTAGARPFTIPLPLLFDLPQLMAWFRDFPDAMQYFDAATVAATKIRQFKIPASVVETQDESVLRDIFDRLNSYGKRLTRAEVFTALHPVPTGTGRSASTAIEDIIGHISADLDFGVVDGNTIFKAVLARRGPDVTREMRTEFADRRSGEFPGEDAETAYREAQSALDRAVEFLQLHADTPHFAFLPYRHLLVVLTRVFGHHPELDDRQTQLLRRWYWRAAAAGTTLFPGGVAGTTRTLCALVVPGDLDATLTGLLDAVPSEKINWPSAYHFRTNHASGKIIACVLWSKNPRSLRDARRLDLNDLVDALGEAQTPRPALTAVVPRSVVATASKSDWAARWLLVPGLEAAPSEVPAILAERPLGVTETEWNRALESHVIDPDIATWLAEGKAWEFTRHRVEALRDRVDSFMHQRLEYGYEDTPPLDHLVLDDLESELGSQPDDSGADPDDQDSDAWLDDPKEIDEPDWGLDE; encoded by the coding sequence ATGACTATGAGTCTGGGCACGACACCGACCGCACACGTTTTCGAGGTCGAGGCCATTGTGACGATGGTGCGCGACGGGAAGATTCGAATTCCGGAATTCCAACGCCCGTTCCGCTGGGGCATAGAGGACGCGCGCCGCCTGTTCGACAGCATTATCCGAGGCTATCCGCTCGGCAGCCTGCTGCTGTGGGCTCGACCGGCGGACGCCGCGCACATCACACTCGGCGCGCTGCGCATCGACGCACCCCAGATGGATAACGCGCTGTGGGTGGTGGACGGCCAACAACGAGTCACCACACTGGCGAACGCGCTATCCGCGGCGTCAGTGGGTGATGAGCGATTCGCACTCAGTTTCGACCCGGTAACAGGGCAGATCGTGCCGACCGCGGGCGCCCGCCCCTTCACCATTCCGCTACCGTTGCTGTTCGACCTCCCGCAGCTGATGGCCTGGTTCCGCGACTTTCCCGACGCCATGCAGTACTTCGACGCTGCCACCGTGGCGGCGACAAAGATTCGCCAGTTCAAGATCCCGGCATCGGTCGTGGAAACGCAGGACGAGTCAGTGTTGCGCGACATCTTCGATCGCCTCAACAGCTACGGCAAACGCCTCACCCGCGCCGAGGTGTTCACCGCCCTGCATCCGGTACCGACCGGAACCGGGCGTAGCGCATCGACCGCGATCGAGGACATCATCGGTCATATCTCCGCCGATCTGGACTTCGGGGTGGTTGACGGCAACACCATCTTCAAGGCCGTCCTTGCCCGGCGCGGGCCCGATGTGACGCGCGAGATGCGCACCGAATTCGCCGACCGCCGCTCCGGCGAGTTCCCCGGTGAGGATGCTGAAACGGCCTATCGCGAGGCGCAATCAGCATTGGATCGCGCCGTAGAGTTTCTCCAGTTGCACGCGGACACACCACATTTCGCATTCTTGCCCTACCGACATCTCCTGGTGGTGCTGACCAGGGTATTCGGCCATCACCCAGAACTCGACGACCGGCAAACCCAACTGTTGCGCCGCTGGTATTGGCGGGCCGCGGCGGCAGGGACGACCCTATTTCCCGGCGGCGTGGCCGGAACGACCAGGACGTTGTGCGCGCTAGTGGTCCCCGGCGATCTGGATGCGACGCTGACGGGGCTGCTCGATGCTGTTCCCTCCGAGAAAATCAACTGGCCCAGCGCTTATCACTTCCGCACCAATCACGCCAGCGGCAAAATCATCGCGTGCGTGCTGTGGTCCAAGAACCCTCGCTCGCTGCGCGACGCTCGGCGACTTGACCTCAACGACCTGGTCGACGCCCTCGGCGAGGCACAGACGCCGCGCCCGGCCCTTACCGCGGTGGTGCCGCGATCGGTGGTGGCCACAGCGTCGAAATCGGACTGGGCCGCACGGTGGCTGCTGGTCCCGGGCCTGGAAGCGGCTCCTTCGGAAGTACCCGCGATCCTCGCCGAACGGCCCCTCGGGGTCACCGAAACGGAGTGGAACCGCGCCCTGGAGTCGCACGTCATCGACCCTGACATCGCCACTTGGCTGGCCGAAGGCAAGGCGTGGGAATTCACGCGGCACCGCGTCGAAGCCCTGCGCGACCGAGTCGACAGCTTTATGCATCAGCGCTTGGAATACGGATACGAAGACACTCCGCCTCTGGATCATCTGGTACTAGACGATCTGGAATCCGAATTGGGCTCACAGCCCGACGATTCAGGAGCCGACCCAGACGATCAGGACTCCGACGCCTGGCTCGACGACCCGAAAGAAATCGACGAACCCGACTGGGGCCTCGATGAGTGA
- a CDS encoding NAD-dependent epimerase/dehydratase family protein gives MNHIVVTGGAGFLGSHLCRVLLERGYRVTAIDNLSTGRMATVENLTAHPRFTLRTADVTAPGAFADLAAVTHIAHLACPGGPKATARWPVDILRAASTGTLAALDLAKSCGARIVVASGSEIYSESNLGPPHRPHLGNIGPASIFGAHTAGSHVTEAVARHYRGANVGIVRPFEVYGPHLWPGDGRVTASCCAAALRDQTLQVIDGDTRSFVYVADTIEAMVAMLDSEASGPVDIGGPNVVTLAEFARTVIDFAGSGWLEVAPARTTEVTARSPDLTHARALLGWQPTTPLPDGLHHTLDWMRTILRPQ, from the coding sequence GTGAACCACATTGTCGTCACCGGGGGCGCCGGTTTCCTTGGCTCCCACCTGTGCCGCGTGCTGCTCGAGCGCGGGTATCGGGTCACCGCGATCGACAACCTGAGCACCGGCCGAATGGCCACCGTCGAAAACCTCACGGCACACCCACGATTCACCCTCCGTACCGCCGATGTGACCGCGCCTGGCGCGTTCGCCGACCTCGCCGCCGTCACGCACATCGCGCATCTCGCGTGCCCGGGCGGCCCGAAAGCCACCGCCCGGTGGCCGGTCGATATCCTCCGGGCGGCGTCGACCGGCACCCTGGCCGCGCTCGACCTGGCCAAGAGTTGCGGCGCCCGCATCGTCGTGGCGTCCGGGTCCGAGATCTACAGCGAATCGAACCTCGGGCCGCCACACCGACCGCACCTCGGAAACATCGGCCCGGCAAGCATTTTCGGCGCGCACACTGCGGGTAGCCACGTCACCGAGGCCGTCGCCCGCCACTATCGAGGCGCGAACGTAGGCATCGTCCGGCCCTTCGAGGTGTACGGTCCACACCTGTGGCCGGGCGACGGCCGCGTCACGGCCTCGTGCTGCGCTGCCGCTCTGCGCGATCAGACCCTGCAGGTCATCGACGGTGACACGCGATCATTCGTCTACGTGGCCGATACGATCGAGGCCATGGTCGCGATGCTCGACAGCGAAGCGTCCGGGCCGGTCGATATCGGCGGCCCGAACGTGGTCACCCTAGCCGAGTTCGCGCGTACGGTCATCGATTTCGCGGGCAGCGGCTGGCTCGAGGTCGCCCCCGCCCGCACTACCGAGGTCACCGCACGGAGCCCGGATCTCACTCACGCGCGAGCCCTCCTGGGCTGGCAACCCACCACCCCCCTACCCGACGGCCTACACCACACCCTCGACTGGATGCGCACCATCCTGCGCCCGCAGTGA